In Actinomycetes bacterium, a genomic segment contains:
- a CDS encoding DUF1905 domain-containing protein: MDLDVTGEIWHWRGPAPYYFVTVPAASSARLKEVAVAVTYGWGMVPVLARVGDTEWETSLWPKDGGYVVPLKDAVRHAEDLEEGELVTIELTVDDGS, encoded by the coding sequence ATGGACCTGGACGTGACCGGCGAGATCTGGCACTGGCGGGGCCCGGCGCCGTACTACTTCGTCACCGTCCCCGCGGCCAGCAGCGCACGGCTCAAGGAGGTGGCCGTTGCCGTGACCTACGGCTGGGGGATGGTCCCGGTGCTGGCCCGGGTCGGCGACACCGAGTGGGAGACGTCGCTGTGGCCCAAGGACGGCGGATACGTGGTGCCGCTCAAGGATGCGGTGCGCCACGCGGAGGACCTCGAGGAGGGCGAGCTGGTGACGATCGAGCTGACGGTGGACGACGGCAGTTGA